The Candidatus Methylomirabilota bacterium genome contains the following window.
CCAGCATCAGGCCGTTCAGCGCCTGCTGGAAGAGCAGCTCGAGCGGCGGCATCGAGCCCGCAGCTACATCTTCTTGTACTTCAGGCCCGGCAGCGTGCGCTTGCCGGAGGCGTACTCCGAATCCTCCCAGAGCACCCACTTGCCGTCCTGGCTGACGTACTTGGAAATCAGCGGCACCGTGTTCTGTCCGTACTCGTCGAACTCCACCGGGCCGATGATCGTGTCCTGCTTCTTGGTGCGCTTGAGCCGCGCCGCCACCTTGGCGCGGTCCGGCCCCACCGCCTCGATGGCATCGATGACGAGGTTGGCGGCCACGTACGCGAACGGGCCGTAGGCCTCCGACGGCTCCGGGAACCCGGCCTTGGCGTAGGCCGCGAGGAACTTCTTGCCGCCGGGCAGCTTCTCGGTCGGCGCGCCCTCGACGAAGGCGAGCGTGCCCTCGGCCGACGGCCCGGCCGTCTCGTTGAAGGTGTCCGACTTGATCCCGCTCGTGCCCTGGAACTGCGCGCGGAAGCCGAGCTTCTCCATCTGCACGCGCACGCGCACGCCGTCCGGGGTGAGGCCCCCGTACCACAGCACCTCCGGCTTGTCGGCCTTCGCCCGCGTCAGCTCCGCCGCGTAGTCCTTCTGGTCCTTGGCCGTGCCCTGGCTCGAGAGGATCTTCCCGCCAGCCTTCTCCACGAACTGCGAGAACCACTTGGCGTGCGCGCGCCCGTAGTCGGTCGTGTCGTGGACGAGGGCGAAGGTCTTGAACCCGAGGGTCTTCACCGCGAAGTCGGCGGCCACGTTGTTCTGGTTGATCATCGTCCCGTTGACCCGCGTGATCTCGACGTGCTTGTGGCCGTACGTGATCTCCGGCAGCACCGCACCCCACACCATGGCCGGCATCCCGGCCTTGTGGTAGGTGTCCACGGTCGCGATGGCGGTGACCGAACAATAGTGAGTGACGCCCGCAATGACCGCCGGGTCCGAGGAAGCCTTGAGGGCCGCCTGCACGGCCACCGTCGGCTTGCACTCGTCGTCGAGGATTTCGGCCTCGTAGCGGTACTTCGCTTTCGGGTCGGCGTTGCGCTCCCGCAGCGCCAGCTGGAACGAGTTGCGGCCGCCGAGCCCGTTCGACG
Protein-coding sequences here:
- a CDS encoding branched-chain amino acid ABC transporter substrate-binding protein, with the translated sequence MRATLYHVSRRQLLAGGAALGLGLRPFRGWAQKPAVKLAFIGPLTGGTASNGLGGRNSFQLALRERNADPKAKYRYEAEILDDECKPTVAVQAALKASSDPAVIAGVTHYCSVTAIATVDTYHKAGMPAMVWGAVLPEITYGHKHVEITRVNGTMINQNNVAADFAVKTLGFKTFALVHDTTDYGRAHAKWFSQFVEKAGGKILSSQGTAKDQKDYAAELTRAKADKPEVLWYGGLTPDGVRVRVQMEKLGFRAQFQGTSGIKSDTFNETAGPSAEGTLAFVEGAPTEKLPGGKKFLAAYAKAGFPEPSEAYGPFAYVAANLVIDAIEAVGPDRAKVAARLKRTKKQDTIIGPVEFDEYGQNTVPLISKYVSQDGKWVLWEDSEYASGKRTLPGLKYKKM